A single window of Streptomyces griseoviridis DNA harbors:
- a CDS encoding nucleotidyltransferase domain-containing protein produces MPDAFRPAVASARDRILDAFGTRLHSAYLYGSVPRGTARVGRSDLDLLVALREEPTDADRETARAVDAAVDREFPQVDGVDTLVHSRARLLSDDETYDLGWFVACLCTPLLGDDLAEYLPRYRPDSRLARGTNSDLATLLPGWRSRVEALETAAATGETGEPGKSGKPEEPEDTDRARRALVRSLSRRLVRTGFTLVMPRWNGWTSDLSEMAEVFGTYYEDRAGEMRAAALLGAEPDGDPAVLRHYVDDLGPWLAAEYARVHGTGTPQGPS; encoded by the coding sequence GTGCCGGACGCGTTCAGGCCGGCCGTCGCGAGCGCGCGGGACCGGATCCTGGACGCCTTCGGGACCCGGCTGCACAGCGCCTACCTGTACGGCTCGGTGCCGCGCGGCACCGCCCGCGTGGGCCGCTCCGACCTGGATCTGCTCGTCGCCCTGCGCGAGGAGCCCACGGACGCCGACCGGGAGACCGCGCGTGCCGTGGACGCGGCCGTCGACCGGGAGTTCCCGCAGGTCGACGGCGTCGACACGCTCGTCCACAGCAGGGCGCGGCTGCTGAGCGACGACGAGACGTACGACCTCGGCTGGTTCGTGGCCTGCCTGTGCACGCCGCTGCTCGGCGACGACCTCGCCGAGTACCTTCCGCGCTACCGCCCCGACAGCCGCCTGGCCCGCGGGACCAACAGCGACCTGGCGACCCTGCTGCCGGGCTGGCGGAGCCGCGTCGAGGCCCTCGAAACCGCCGCGGCCACCGGGGAGACAGGGGAGCCCGGGAAATCCGGGAAGCCCGAGGAACCCGAGGACACGGACCGGGCGCGACGGGCCCTGGTGCGGTCCCTGTCCCGCCGTCTGGTGCGCACCGGGTTCACGCTCGTCATGCCCCGCTGGAACGGCTGGACGAGCGACCTCTCCGAGATGGCCGAGGTCTTTGGGACGTACTACGAGGACCGGGCCGGGGAGATGCGCGCGGCGGCCCTGCTCGGCGCCGAGCCGGACGGCGATCCCGCCGTGCTGCGGCACTACGTCGACGACCTCGGCCCCTGGCTCGCCGCCGAGTACGCGCGCGTGCACGGAACCGGGACACCCCAGGGTCCGTCCTGA
- a CDS encoding Crp/Fnr family transcriptional regulator translates to MDDVLRRNPLFAALDDEQAADLRASMSEVTLARGDSLFHEGDPGDRLYVVTEGKVKLHRTSPDGRENMLAVVGPGELIGELSLFDPGPRTATATALTEVKLLGLGHGDLQPWLNVRPEVAGALLRAVARRLRKTNDQMSDLVFSDVPGRVARALLDLSRRFGVQSEEGIHVVHDLTQEELAQLVGASRETVNKALADFAQRGWLRLEARAVILLDVERLAKRSR, encoded by the coding sequence GTGGACGACGTTCTGCGGCGCAACCCGCTTTTCGCGGCGCTCGACGACGAGCAGGCCGCGGATCTCCGCGCCTCCATGAGTGAGGTGACCCTCGCGCGTGGCGACTCGCTTTTCCACGAGGGCGACCCCGGTGACCGGCTCTACGTCGTCACCGAGGGCAAGGTGAAGCTGCACCGCACGTCCCCCGACGGCCGCGAGAACATGCTCGCCGTCGTCGGTCCCGGCGAGCTGATCGGCGAGCTGTCGCTGTTCGACCCGGGCCCGCGCACCGCGACCGCCACCGCGCTGACCGAGGTGAAGCTGCTCGGCCTCGGCCACGGCGACCTCCAGCCCTGGCTCAACGTTCGCCCCGAGGTCGCGGGCGCCCTGCTGCGCGCCGTCGCCCGGCGGCTGCGCAAGACCAACGACCAGATGTCCGACCTGGTCTTCTCCGACGTGCCCGGCCGGGTCGCGCGCGCCCTGCTCGACCTGTCGCGCCGGTTCGGTGTGCAGTCCGAGGAGGGCATCCACGTCGTCCACGACCTCACCCAGGAGGAGCTGGCCCAGCTGGTCGGCGCCTCCCGCGAGACGGTGAACAAGGCGCTGGCCGACTTCGCACAGCGCGGCTGGCTGCGCCTGGAGGCGCGGGCCGTGATCCTGCTCGACGTGGAGCGGCTCGCCAAGCGCTCCCGCTGA
- the nth gene encoding endonuclease III — MGEQAPDGGRKPAKAARTAAAGKGPAEEKPTAGKAPVKKTASAEKTPAEKPAAKTAAAKKPAANAASAEKPAAEKTAVKKAPAKKSAVKKAAPARKAVAEAAPAAAVAPPGGESHAALVRRARRIDRELAEVYPYAHPELDFENPFQLVVATVLSAQTTDLRVNQTTPALFAKYPTPEDLAAAVPEEVEEILRPTGFFRAKTKSVIGLSKALAEQFGGEVPGRLEDLVKLPGVGRKTAFVVLGNAFGRPGITVDTHFQRLVRRWQWTAETEPDKIEAAVGALFPKSDWTMLSHHVIFHGRRICHARKPACGACPIAPLCPAYGEGETDPEKAKKLLKYEKGGFPGQRLNPPQSYLDAGGRPAPPAAAG; from the coding sequence GTGGGCGAACAAGCGCCCGACGGAGGAAGGAAACCGGCAAAAGCAGCAAGGACGGCGGCGGCCGGGAAGGGGCCCGCCGAGGAGAAGCCGACGGCCGGGAAGGCGCCCGTCAAGAAGACGGCGTCGGCCGAGAAGACACCGGCCGAGAAGCCCGCGGCCAAGACGGCGGCGGCCAAGAAGCCCGCTGCTAACGCGGCGTCGGCCGAGAAGCCCGCTGCCGAGAAGACCGCCGTCAAGAAGGCACCGGCGAAGAAGTCCGCCGTCAAGAAGGCGGCTCCGGCGCGGAAGGCGGTCGCGGAGGCGGCGCCCGCGGCAGCCGTCGCGCCCCCCGGCGGCGAGTCGCACGCCGCGCTGGTGCGCCGGGCCCGGCGGATCGACCGCGAGCTGGCCGAGGTCTACCCGTACGCCCACCCCGAGCTGGACTTCGAGAACCCCTTCCAACTGGTCGTCGCCACCGTCCTGTCCGCGCAGACGACCGACCTGAGGGTCAACCAGACCACCCCGGCGCTGTTCGCCAAGTACCCCACCCCCGAGGACCTGGCCGCCGCCGTCCCGGAGGAGGTCGAGGAGATCCTCCGGCCCACCGGGTTCTTCCGGGCGAAGACGAAGTCCGTCATAGGGCTGTCCAAGGCCCTCGCCGAGCAGTTCGGCGGTGAGGTGCCCGGCCGCCTCGAAGACCTCGTCAAGTTGCCCGGCGTCGGCCGCAAGACCGCGTTCGTCGTGCTCGGCAACGCCTTCGGGCGGCCCGGCATCACCGTGGACACGCACTTCCAGCGGCTGGTGCGGCGCTGGCAGTGGACGGCCGAGACCGAGCCCGACAAGATCGAGGCCGCCGTCGGCGCGCTGTTCCCCAAGAGCGACTGGACGATGCTCTCGCACCACGTGATCTTCCACGGCCGCCGCATCTGCCACGCCCGCAAGCCCGCCTGCGGCGCCTGCCCCATCGCCCCGCTCTGCCCGGCCTACGGCGAGGGCGAGACGGACCCCGAGAAGGCGAAGAAGCTGCTCAAGTACGAGAAGGGCGGCTTCCCCGGCCAGCGCCTCAACCCGCCGCAGTCCTACCTCGACGCGGGCGGCAGGCCGGCCCCGCCGGCGGCGGCCGGATGA
- a CDS encoding NUDIX hydrolase, with the protein MRRAGHARAGSAEISRDGLPDWLDPVVRAADTVEPAQLSRFLPPEDGAGRQSAVLILFGDGARGPELLLMERSSSLRSHAGQPSFPGGSLDPEDGDPGADGPLWAALREAEEETGLDPSGVQIFGVLPRLYIPVSGFVVTPVLGWWRTPSPVGVVDPAETARVFTVPVADLTDPANRATAEHPSGHRGPAFLVESALVWGFTAGIIDRLLHYAGWERPWDHTKRVPLDWRS; encoded by the coding sequence ATGAGGCGGGCGGGTCACGCACGGGCCGGATCGGCGGAGATCAGCAGGGACGGCCTGCCCGACTGGCTCGACCCGGTGGTGCGGGCCGCCGACACGGTCGAGCCGGCGCAGCTCAGCCGCTTCCTGCCGCCCGAGGACGGAGCGGGCAGGCAGTCGGCGGTGCTGATCCTCTTCGGCGACGGAGCGCGCGGCCCCGAACTGCTCCTCATGGAGCGTTCCAGCTCGCTGCGCTCGCACGCGGGCCAACCCTCCTTCCCCGGCGGCTCCCTCGACCCCGAGGACGGCGATCCCGGGGCGGACGGGCCGCTGTGGGCCGCGCTGCGCGAGGCCGAGGAGGAGACCGGCCTCGACCCGTCGGGCGTCCAGATCTTCGGTGTGCTGCCCCGCCTCTACATCCCCGTCAGCGGCTTCGTGGTGACGCCGGTGCTCGGCTGGTGGCGGACCCCGAGCCCGGTCGGCGTGGTCGATCCGGCCGAGACGGCACGGGTGTTCACGGTTCCCGTGGCGGATCTCACGGATCCGGCCAACCGTGCGACGGCCGAGCACCCCAGCGGCCACCGAGGCCCGGCATTCCTGGTCGAATCGGCCCTGGTGTGGGGCTTCACGGCCGGAATCATCGACCGTCTGCTGCACTACGCGGGCTGGGAGAGGCCCTGGGACCACACGAAGCGGGTGCCACTCGACTGGCGGTCGTGA
- a CDS encoding MarP family serine protease, protein MNVLDILLLLAAVWFAVVGYRQGFVVGILSVTGFLGGGLVAVYLLPVLWDVLTDGAEVSTTAAVAAVVIVIVCASVGQALTTHLGNKLRRYITWSPARALDATGGALVNVVAMLLVAWLIGSALAGTTLPTLGKEVRSSKVLLGVSRALPTQADNWFADFSSVLAQNGFPQVFSPFSNEPITDVQPPDPALAGSKVAAAAKNSIVKVTGTAQSCGKVLEGSGFVFADRRVMTNAHVVGGVDEPVVQIGGEGRRYDARVVLYDWRRDIAVLDVPDLDAPALKFASSDARSSDSAIVAGFPENGAYDVRSARVRGRVMANGPDIYHRGTVRRDVYSLYAMVRQGNSGGPLLTPEGRVYGVVFAKSRDDADTGYALTADEIQDDITQGRTANQQVDSDSCAL, encoded by the coding sequence GTGAACGTGCTGGACATCCTGTTGCTGCTCGCCGCTGTGTGGTTCGCGGTCGTCGGCTACCGGCAGGGATTCGTGGTCGGCATCCTGTCGGTGACCGGTTTCCTGGGCGGCGGCCTCGTGGCCGTGTACCTCCTCCCGGTCCTCTGGGACGTGCTGACGGACGGCGCGGAGGTGAGCACGACCGCCGCCGTCGCCGCGGTCGTCATCGTCATCGTCTGCGCCTCCGTCGGCCAGGCCCTGACCACCCACCTCGGCAACAAGCTGCGCCGCTACATCACCTGGTCCCCGGCGCGCGCGCTGGACGCGACCGGCGGCGCCCTGGTCAACGTGGTGGCGATGCTGCTCGTCGCCTGGCTGATCGGCTCCGCACTCGCCGGGACGACGCTGCCGACGCTCGGCAAGGAGGTGCGCAGCTCCAAGGTGCTCCTCGGGGTCTCCCGGGCGCTGCCCACCCAGGCCGACAACTGGTTCGCCGACTTCTCCTCGGTCCTCGCCCAGAACGGCTTCCCGCAGGTCTTCAGCCCGTTCTCCAACGAGCCCATCACCGACGTCCAGCCGCCCGACCCGGCCCTGGCCGGCAGCAAGGTGGCCGCCGCCGCGAAGAACTCCATTGTCAAGGTGACCGGCACCGCGCAGAGCTGCGGCAAGGTCCTCGAAGGCTCCGGGTTCGTCTTCGCCGACCGGCGCGTGATGACCAACGCGCACGTGGTCGGCGGGGTCGACGAGCCCGTCGTCCAGATCGGCGGTGAGGGCCGGCGCTACGACGCGAGGGTCGTCCTCTACGACTGGCGCCGCGACATCGCCGTCCTCGACGTGCCCGATCTGGACGCGCCCGCGCTGAAGTTCGCGTCGTCGGACGCGCGCAGCAGCGACAGCGCGATCGTGGCCGGCTTCCCGGAGAACGGCGCGTACGACGTCCGCTCGGCCCGGGTGCGCGGCCGGGTGATGGCCAACGGCCCCGACATCTACCACCGCGGCACCGTGCGCCGCGACGTGTACTCGCTGTACGCGATGGTCCGTCAGGGCAACTCGGGCGGCCCGCTGCTCACCCCGGAAGGACGGGTGTACGGCGTGGTCTTCGCCAAGTCCCGGGACGACGCCGACACCGGATACGCCCTGACCGCGGACGAGATCCAGGACGACATCACCCAGGGGCGCACGGCGAACCAGCAGGTGGACAGCGACAGCTGCGCACTCTGA
- a CDS encoding alpha/beta fold hydrolase translates to MTDPATPSAQPSSVVRPDTLPDGTRVTHRDVAANGARFHIAELGDGPLVLLLHGFPQFWWSWRHQLGALADAGFRAVAMDLRGVGGSDRTPRGYDPANLALDITGVIRSLGEPDAALVGHDLGGYLAWTAAVMRPKLVRRLAVASMPHPRRWRSAMVSDVKQSSAGSYIWGFQRPWIPERQLTADGGELVGKLIRDWSGPRLPDEETVDVYRRAMCIPSTAHCAIEPYRWMVRSMARPDGIQFNRRMKRPLRVPTLHLHGSLDPVMRIRSAAGSGEYVEAPYRWRLFDGLGHFPHEEDPVAFSTELVNWLKDPEPDR, encoded by the coding sequence ATGACCGACCCCGCCACACCTTCGGCGCAGCCCTCCTCGGTCGTCCGGCCGGACACCCTTCCCGACGGAACCAGGGTGACCCACCGCGATGTCGCCGCCAACGGCGCCCGCTTCCACATCGCGGAGCTGGGCGACGGCCCCCTGGTCCTGCTGCTGCACGGCTTCCCGCAGTTCTGGTGGAGCTGGCGGCACCAGCTCGGCGCGCTCGCCGACGCCGGCTTCCGGGCCGTCGCCATGGACCTGCGGGGCGTGGGCGGCAGCGACCGCACCCCGCGCGGCTACGACCCGGCCAACCTGGCGCTCGACATCACCGGCGTGATCCGCTCCCTCGGCGAGCCGGACGCCGCCCTCGTCGGACACGACCTGGGCGGCTATCTGGCCTGGACGGCGGCCGTGATGCGGCCCAAGCTGGTGCGCCGGCTGGCGGTCGCGTCCATGCCGCATCCGCGGCGCTGGCGCTCGGCGATGGTCTCGGACGTCAAGCAGTCGAGCGCCGGTTCATACATCTGGGGGTTCCAGCGGCCCTGGATCCCCGAGCGGCAGCTGACCGCGGACGGCGGCGAACTGGTCGGGAAGCTGATCCGGGACTGGTCGGGCCCGCGGCTGCCCGACGAGGAGACGGTGGACGTCTACCGCCGGGCCATGTGCATCCCGTCGACCGCGCACTGCGCGATCGAGCCGTACCGCTGGATGGTGCGGTCGATGGCGCGTCCCGACGGCATCCAGTTCAACCGGCGGATGAAGCGGCCGCTGCGGGTGCCGACGCTCCATCTGCACGGCTCGCTCGACCCGGTGATGCGCATCCGCAGCGCGGCCGGGTCGGGAGAGTACGTCGAAGCGCCGTACCGCTGGCGGCTGTTCGACGGGCTCGGGCACTTCCCGCACGAGGAGGACCCGGTCGCCTTCTCCACCGAACTGGTCAACTGGCTGAAAGACCCGGAGCCCGACCGCTGA
- a CDS encoding phage holin family protein — MSSPDSSPVGAERSIGQLFASATTEMSALVHDEIALAKAQLKQDVKRGGLGTVVAMAALLVLVFSLPMLNFALAYGIRTWTKWNLALCFLTSFGANVLIALVLGLIAFAFFKKAKKGKGPQKVAASVKETAGVLQNAKPHPRPETLVIEDRSPTAIEAVARSSS, encoded by the coding sequence ATGAGCTCACCCGACAGCAGCCCGGTCGGCGCCGAACGCAGCATCGGCCAGCTGTTCGCCTCGGCGACGACCGAGATGTCGGCGCTGGTGCACGACGAGATCGCGCTGGCCAAGGCGCAGCTGAAGCAGGACGTCAAGCGCGGCGGGCTGGGCACCGTCGTGGCCATGGCCGCCCTCCTCGTGCTGGTGTTCTCCCTGCCGATGCTCAACTTCGCGCTGGCCTACGGCATCCGCACCTGGACCAAGTGGAACCTGGCGCTCTGCTTCCTGACGTCCTTCGGGGCGAACGTCCTGATCGCGCTCGTGCTCGGGCTGATCGCCTTCGCCTTCTTCAAGAAGGCGAAGAAGGGCAAGGGCCCGCAGAAGGTGGCCGCGTCCGTGAAGGAGACGGCCGGCGTGCTGCAGAACGCGAAGCCGCACCCGCGCCCGGAGACCCTGGTCATCGAGGACCGGTCCCCCACCGCCATCGAGGCTGTGGCACGCTCGTCCTCATGA
- the nhaA gene encoding Na+/H+ antiporter NhaA — MRSVLPTDRRPPTVPTPRPTPARRFLGRLSLPERTYVADALRTETVGGVLLLCAAVAALIWANIPALGGSYLRVSDFHFGPSALGLHLSVAHWAADGLLAVFFFVAGVELKRELVAGDLRDPKAAALPVVAALCGMAVPAIVYALTNAVGGGGLGGWAVPTATDIAFALAVLAVIGTSLPSALRAFLLTLAVVDDLFAILIIAVFFTSSINLVALAGAVVGLAVFWLLLRKGVRGWYVYVPLALVIWGLMYNSGVHATIAGVAMGLMLRCTTREGEPHSPGEHVEHLVRPLSAGLAVPLFALFSAGVTLSGGALGDVFTRPETLGVVLGLVVGKAVGIFGGTWLTARFTRASLSDDLEWADVFAVATLAGIGFTVSLLIGELAFAGDAALTDEVKAAVLTGSLIAALLATVLLKIRNAKYRRMCEAEERDEDLDGIPDIYEQDDPAYHLRMAELLEHKAAEHRRLAEETAAAARHGSAEVAGGAGDRDDRPA; from the coding sequence ATGCGTTCAGTGCTGCCCACCGACCGGAGGCCCCCCACCGTGCCAACGCCCCGCCCCACCCCCGCCCGCAGGTTCCTCGGCCGGCTCTCGCTGCCCGAGCGGACCTATGTGGCCGACGCGCTGCGCACCGAGACGGTCGGCGGAGTCCTCCTGCTCTGCGCCGCGGTCGCCGCGCTGATCTGGGCGAACATCCCGGCACTCGGCGGCAGCTATCTGCGCGTCAGCGACTTCCACTTCGGGCCCTCGGCGCTCGGCCTGCACCTGTCCGTGGCGCACTGGGCGGCCGACGGGCTGCTCGCCGTCTTCTTCTTCGTCGCCGGCGTCGAACTCAAGCGCGAACTGGTCGCCGGTGATCTGCGCGACCCGAAGGCGGCGGCGCTGCCGGTGGTCGCGGCGCTGTGCGGGATGGCCGTGCCGGCGATCGTCTACGCCCTCACCAACGCCGTCGGCGGCGGCGGGCTCGGCGGCTGGGCGGTGCCCACCGCGACCGACATCGCGTTCGCGCTCGCGGTGCTCGCGGTCATCGGCACCTCGCTGCCGAGCGCTCTGCGCGCCTTCCTGCTCACCCTCGCCGTCGTCGACGACCTCTTCGCGATCCTGATCATCGCGGTCTTCTTCACCAGCAGCATCAACCTCGTGGCGCTGGCGGGCGCGGTGGTCGGGCTGGCCGTCTTCTGGCTGCTGCTCAGGAAGGGCGTGCGCGGCTGGTACGTGTACGTGCCGCTCGCGCTGGTCATCTGGGGGCTGATGTACAACAGCGGCGTCCACGCCACCATCGCGGGCGTCGCCATGGGCCTGATGCTGCGCTGCACCACCCGGGAGGGTGAGCCGCACTCCCCGGGCGAACACGTCGAACACCTGGTGCGCCCCCTGTCGGCGGGGCTCGCCGTGCCGCTGTTCGCGCTGTTCAGCGCCGGGGTGACGCTCTCGGGCGGTGCGCTGGGCGACGTCTTCACCCGGCCGGAGACGCTCGGCGTGGTGCTGGGCCTCGTCGTCGGCAAGGCGGTCGGCATCTTCGGCGGCACCTGGCTGACGGCCCGTTTCACCCGGGCCTCGCTCAGCGACGACCTCGAGTGGGCGGACGTCTTCGCGGTGGCCACCCTCGCCGGGATCGGCTTCACCGTGTCGCTGCTCATCGGCGAACTGGCCTTCGCGGGCGACGCGGCGCTGACCGACGAGGTCAAGGCCGCCGTCCTGACCGGCTCGCTGATCGCGGCCCTGCTGGCGACCGTGCTGCTGAAGATCCGCAACGCCAAGTACCGCCGGATGTGCGAGGCGGAGGAGCGCGACGAGGACCTCGACGGCATCCCCGACATCTACGAGCAGGACGACCCGGCGTACCACCTGCGGATGGCGGAGCTGCTCGAACACAAGGCCGCCGAGCACCGCAGGCTCGCCGAGGAGACCGCCGCCGCCGCGCGCCACGGGAGTGCGGAAGTGGCGGGCGGGGCAGGCGATCGGGACGACCGTCCGGCATGA
- the acs gene encoding acetate--CoA ligase, producing MSNESLANLLKEERRFAPPADLAAHANVTAEAYEQAKADRLGFWAAQARRLTWAKEPTETLDWSNPPFAKWFKDGELNVAYNCVDRHVEAGHGDRVAIHFEGEPGDSRAITYAELKDEVSKAANALTELGVRKGDRVAVYMPMIPETAIAMLACARIGAAHSVVFGGFSADALATRIQDADARVVITSDGGYRRGKPSALKPAVDEAAAKAGIVEHVLVVRRTGQDVAWDDTRDVWWHEVVERQSTEHTPEAFDAEHPLFILYTSGTTGKPKGILHTSGGYLTQTSYTHHAVFDLKPETDVYWCTADVGWVTGHSYIVYGPLANGATQVMYEGTPDTPHQGRFWEIVQKYGVTILYTAPTAIRTFMKWGDDIPAKFDLSSLRVLGSVGEPINPEAWVWYRKHIGADRTPIVDTWWQTETGAMMISPLPGVTATKPGSAQTPLPGISATVVDDEAREVPDGGGGYLVLTEPWPSMLRTIWGDDQRFLDTYWARFEGKYFAGDGAKKDDDGDIWLLGRVDDVMLVSGHNISTTEVESALVSHPSVAEAAVVGAADETTGQAIVAFVILRGTALEDEALVGRLRDHVGSALGPIAKPKRILPVAELPKTRSGKIMRRLLRDVAENRQLGDVTTLTDSTVMDFIQAKLPASSSDD from the coding sequence GTGAGCAACGAAAGCCTGGCCAACCTCTTGAAGGAGGAGCGTCGCTTCGCGCCGCCCGCTGACCTGGCCGCACACGCCAACGTCACGGCAGAGGCGTACGAGCAGGCCAAGGCTGACCGGCTCGGGTTCTGGGCCGCGCAGGCGCGCAGGCTGACCTGGGCCAAGGAGCCGACCGAGACGCTTGACTGGTCGAACCCGCCGTTCGCCAAGTGGTTCAAGGACGGCGAGCTGAACGTCGCGTACAACTGCGTCGACCGCCATGTGGAGGCCGGACACGGTGACCGGGTCGCCATCCACTTCGAGGGCGAGCCCGGCGACAGCCGCGCGATCACCTACGCCGAACTGAAGGACGAGGTCTCCAAGGCGGCCAACGCACTGACCGAGCTGGGCGTGCGCAAGGGCGACCGGGTCGCCGTCTACATGCCGATGATCCCGGAGACGGCGATCGCGATGCTGGCCTGTGCCCGGATCGGCGCCGCGCACTCCGTGGTGTTCGGCGGCTTCTCGGCCGACGCGCTGGCGACCCGTATCCAGGACGCCGACGCCAGGGTCGTCATCACCTCCGACGGCGGCTACCGGCGCGGCAAGCCGTCGGCCCTGAAGCCGGCCGTCGACGAGGCCGCCGCCAAGGCGGGCATCGTCGAGCACGTCCTCGTGGTCCGCCGCACCGGCCAGGACGTGGCCTGGGACGACACCCGGGACGTGTGGTGGCACGAGGTCGTCGAGCGGCAGTCGACCGAGCACACCCCGGAGGCGTTCGACGCGGAGCACCCGCTGTTCATCCTCTACACCTCCGGTACGACGGGGAAGCCGAAGGGCATCCTGCACACCTCGGGCGGCTACCTCACCCAGACGTCGTACACGCACCACGCGGTCTTCGACCTCAAGCCGGAGACGGACGTCTACTGGTGCACGGCCGACGTCGGCTGGGTCACCGGGCACTCGTACATCGTCTACGGGCCGCTGGCGAACGGCGCCACCCAGGTGATGTACGAGGGCACCCCGGACACCCCGCACCAGGGCCGGTTCTGGGAGATCGTGCAGAAGTACGGGGTGACGATCCTGTACACGGCGCCGACCGCGATCCGCACGTTCATGAAGTGGGGCGACGACATCCCCGCCAAGTTCGACCTGTCGAGCCTGCGGGTGCTGGGCTCGGTGGGCGAGCCGATCAACCCCGAGGCGTGGGTCTGGTACCGCAAGCACATCGGCGCCGACCGCACGCCGATCGTCGACACCTGGTGGCAGACCGAGACCGGCGCGATGATGATCTCGCCGCTGCCCGGCGTCACCGCGACCAAGCCCGGTTCCGCGCAGACGCCGCTGCCCGGCATCTCCGCGACGGTCGTCGACGACGAGGCGCGGGAGGTGCCCGACGGCGGCGGAGGCTATCTGGTCCTGACCGAGCCGTGGCCGTCGATGCTGCGCACCATCTGGGGCGACGACCAGCGGTTCCTCGACACCTACTGGGCGCGCTTCGAGGGCAAGTACTTCGCGGGCGACGGCGCCAAGAAGGACGACGACGGCGACATCTGGCTGCTGGGCCGGGTCGACGACGTCATGCTCGTCTCGGGCCACAACATCTCCACCACCGAGGTGGAGTCCGCGCTCGTCTCGCACCCGTCGGTCGCCGAGGCGGCCGTGGTGGGCGCGGCGGACGAGACGACCGGCCAGGCCATCGTGGCGTTCGTGATCCTGCGCGGCACCGCGCTCGAGGACGAGGCGCTGGTCGGGCGGCTGCGCGACCACGTCGGCTCGGCGCTCGGCCCGATCGCCAAGCCGAAGCGGATCCTGCCGGTGGCGGAGCTGCCCAAGACCCGCTCCGGGAAGATCATGCGCCGACTGCTGCGGGACGTCGCGGAGAACCGGCAGCTCGGTGACGTCACCACGCTGACCGACTCGACGGTGATGGACTTCATCCAGGCGAAGCTGCCCGCCTCGTCCAGCGACGACTGA